In one Candidatus Glassbacteria bacterium genomic region, the following are encoded:
- a CDS encoding DUF5107 domain-containing protein: MRHKMFTAVLLMSVLAVLAASPAAAEVTMWEEDVELPTYLIGPPEDDPIFYAGRVYQGAQGRVYPYPLLADIKHRKEMRSHRMVYLENEYVKVGLMPGAGGGGRIFSAVDKTTGYDFFYRQQVIKPGLISVLGAWLSGGVEWNVPHHHRTSTFQPVDYRLEEKPDGSKTVWMGETEWRHRMKWMVGVTLKPGRSQVEVTGRLYNRTPMVNSFLFFANVAVHADSSYQIIFPPPQQWGTGHGKHEFTRWPIHPGGDVLGRDGYSPGDDLNWWKAHPSPISIFAYNSKQDFLAGYNHRLRAGVVHVADHHLVPGKKLWEWGPGDAGRMWDNVLTDEDGPYIELMIGAYSDNQPDYSWIQPFETKKFTMTWWPLSGIGGVKEATLDAAVNIEPAGGGRAKVAFNASAAFQSARVLVRAGDQVLLDETADVAPDAPFSMELSLPAGVEASGLEAILFDSGGNVLVGYKEEPQQERPEPEAVTPPDAPEEIGSAEELYLAGQRLEQFHNSAIAPEPYYEEALRRDPGDYRNNMALGILAIRRGMFDKAEKHLERAVARITAKHTRPRDGEALYYLGLARRALGDLDGARDALFDASWSLAFYAPAFYEIARLDTWNGQFDQALDYLDRSLSANLLNNRALCLKAAILRRTDRPEVAVEVARLLLEEDPLEHWAANELGLALQAMGGFSAGRAVMDSLAVRMRGSCQSYLELAADYGGCGLWDEAIAVLERLVDLEETYRSYNAGGVTDAPSLTDGSKAMAYYFLGYCHKMMGNSTLAGQYYTQASSQTPELVFPFRLESIMILGDAIASRPGDPMPRYYLGNLLFDHQPEKALALWEEARRLGGDFSTLHRNLGLAYSRVNGNRSQAIVSLERAHALEPDDARILLELDQLYETAGKTPVERLALLEKRQPVVDEHDGILAREIVLYVRQGSYDRAIDLLTSHTFAVWEGSGNIHDVWVDALLARGRNRMNNGRHEAALEDFMLALTWPPNLAVGRPRNGGREPEVMYFIGRAYTAMGQSAEAGKQYELAVQNLRPPVSELAYTQALAYLELGQRDKAAQIFEALESTGRDRLESSREIDYFAKFGVGESENRWLAEAHYLLGLGLLGRGNEGEAKAEFREALELDVNLLGAARRLESQ, translated from the coding sequence ATGCGTCACAAAATGTTTACCGCTGTTCTGCTGATGTCGGTTCTCGCCGTGCTGGCGGCATCCCCCGCCGCGGCCGAGGTGACGATGTGGGAAGAGGACGTGGAACTGCCTACCTATCTGATCGGGCCGCCCGAGGACGACCCGATATTCTACGCCGGCCGCGTGTATCAGGGCGCCCAGGGCCGGGTGTATCCCTATCCTCTGCTGGCCGATATCAAGCACCGCAAGGAAATGCGCTCCCATCGGATGGTATACCTGGAGAACGAGTACGTGAAAGTGGGCCTGATGCCCGGTGCGGGCGGCGGAGGAAGGATTTTCAGCGCGGTGGACAAAACCACCGGTTACGATTTTTTCTACCGCCAGCAGGTGATCAAACCAGGCCTGATCTCGGTGCTGGGAGCCTGGCTCTCGGGCGGCGTGGAGTGGAACGTCCCGCACCATCACCGCACCTCCACCTTCCAGCCGGTCGACTACCGGCTGGAGGAAAAGCCGGATGGAAGCAAAACGGTCTGGATGGGCGAGACCGAGTGGCGGCACCGGATGAAATGGATGGTCGGCGTAACGCTCAAACCCGGTCGCAGCCAGGTTGAGGTGACCGGCAGGCTGTATAACCGCACTCCGATGGTCAACTCTTTCCTCTTTTTCGCCAACGTGGCTGTCCATGCGGATTCGTCCTACCAGATCATTTTCCCGCCGCCGCAGCAGTGGGGAACGGGTCATGGCAAGCACGAGTTCACCCGCTGGCCGATTCATCCCGGCGGCGACGTGCTGGGCCGCGACGGTTACAGTCCCGGCGACGACCTCAACTGGTGGAAAGCCCATCCCTCGCCGATCTCCATTTTCGCCTACAATTCCAAGCAGGATTTCCTGGCAGGCTACAACCACCGCCTGCGCGCCGGCGTGGTGCATGTGGCCGATCATCACCTGGTGCCGGGCAAGAAACTCTGGGAATGGGGTCCGGGCGACGCAGGCCGGATGTGGGACAACGTGCTTACCGACGAGGACGGGCCCTATATCGAGCTGATGATCGGCGCGTACAGCGACAACCAGCCCGATTACAGCTGGATCCAGCCGTTCGAGACCAAGAAGTTCACCATGACCTGGTGGCCCCTGTCGGGGATCGGCGGGGTCAAGGAGGCTACGCTCGACGCGGCGGTGAATATCGAGCCGGCGGGCGGGGGCCGGGCTAAGGTGGCATTTAACGCATCGGCCGCGTTCCAGTCCGCCCGCGTGCTGGTTCGCGCCGGGGATCAGGTGCTGCTGGACGAAACTGCCGACGTGGCCCCGGATGCGCCGTTCAGCATGGAGCTTTCTCTTCCCGCGGGTGTTGAAGCGAGCGGGCTGGAAGCGATTCTGTTCGACTCGGGCGGCAACGTGCTTGTCGGATACAAGGAGGAGCCGCAGCAGGAGCGACCGGAACCCGAGGCGGTTACCCCGCCGGATGCTCCGGAGGAAATCGGCTCTGCCGAGGAACTCTACCTGGCGGGCCAGCGGCTGGAGCAGTTCCACAACTCCGCAATCGCTCCCGAACCGTACTACGAGGAAGCGCTCCGCCGCGATCCCGGCGACTACCGCAACAACATGGCCCTGGGAATCCTGGCGATCCGCAGGGGGATGTTCGATAAAGCCGAAAAGCACCTGGAGCGGGCGGTGGCCAGGATTACGGCCAAGCATACCCGGCCGCGCGATGGAGAGGCGCTGTACTATCTCGGCCTGGCCCGCCGCGCCCTGGGAGACCTGGACGGCGCGCGCGACGCCCTGTTCGACGCAAGCTGGAGCTTAGCGTTTTACGCCCCCGCGTTCTACGAGATCGCCCGGCTCGACACCTGGAACGGACAGTTCGACCAGGCCCTCGACTATCTGGACCGCAGCCTGAGCGCAAACCTGCTTAACAACCGCGCGCTCTGCCTCAAAGCCGCAATCCTGCGCAGAACCGACCGCCCCGAGGTGGCTGTCGAGGTGGCGCGCCTGCTGCTGGAAGAAGACCCGCTGGAACACTGGGCCGCCAACGAACTGGGCCTGGCCCTGCAGGCAATGGGCGGGTTTTCGGCAGGGCGGGCCGTGATGGATTCCCTGGCCGTGAGGATGCGCGGCTCGTGCCAGAGCTATCTCGAACTGGCGGCGGACTACGGCGGCTGCGGCCTGTGGGATGAAGCGATCGCGGTGCTCGAACGGCTGGTGGACCTTGAGGAAACATACCGGAGTTATAACGCCGGCGGAGTCACCGACGCGCCGAGTCTGACCGATGGCTCGAAAGCGATGGCCTACTATTTCCTCGGTTACTGTCACAAAATGATGGGAAATTCCACCCTGGCCGGACAATATTACACGCAGGCGTCGAGCCAAACTCCGGAGCTGGTGTTTCCGTTCCGGCTGGAGAGTATCATGATCCTCGGCGACGCCATCGCCAGCCGCCCCGGCGACCCGATGCCGCGCTACTACCTGGGCAACCTGCTGTTCGACCATCAGCCCGAAAAAGCGCTGGCCCTCTGGGAGGAAGCCCGGCGGCTGGGCGGCGATTTCTCCACCCTGCACCGCAACCTGGGGCTGGCATACTCGCGGGTAAACGGTAACCGGTCACAGGCGATTGTCAGCCTGGAGCGGGCGCACGCACTGGAGCCAGATGACGCGCGGATCCTGCTGGAACTGGATCAGCTTTATGAAACGGCCGGCAAAACTCCGGTGGAGCGGCTGGCCCTGCTGGAAAAACGCCAGCCGGTTGTGGACGAGCACGATGGTATCCTGGCGCGCGAGATCGTGCTCTATGTCCGCCAGGGCAGTTACGACCGGGCGATAGACCTGCTGACAAGCCATACGTTCGCGGTCTGGGAGGGCAGCGGGAACATCCACGACGTGTGGGTGGACGCCCTGCTGGCCCGCGGCCGCAACCGGATGAATAACGGGCGGCACGAGGCCGCGCTCGAGGATTTCATGCTGGCGTTGACCTGGCCGCCCAACCTGGCAGTGGGCCGCCCGCGTAACGGCGGACGGGAGCCGGAGGTGATGTACTTTATCGGCAGGGCTTATACCGCGATGGGACAAAGCGCGGAGGCGGGAAAACAGTACGAACTGGCTGTGCAAAACCTCAGGCCGCCGGTGAGCGAGCTGGCCTACACCCAGGCGCTGGCTTATCTGGAACTGGGACAGCGGGACAAGGCCGCGCAGATATTCGAGGCGCTGGAGTCGACCGGCCGGGACCGTCTGGAAAGCAGCCGGGAAATAGACTACTTCGCCAAGTTCGGCGTGGGCGAGAGCGAGAACCGGTGGCTGGCCGAAGCCCACTACCTGCTCGGACTCGGCCTGCTGGGCCGGGGCAATGAGGGAGAAGCGAAGGCGGAGTTCCGCGAGGCGCTGGAGCTGGATGTCAACCTCCTGGGCGCGGCCAGACGGTTGGAGTCACAGTAG